A region of Homo sapiens chromosome X, GRCh38.p14 Primary Assembly DNA encodes the following proteins:
- the RIPPLY1 gene encoding protein ripply1 isoform 2 (isoform 2 is encoded by transcript variant 2) — protein sequence MDSAACAAAATPVPALALALAPDLAQAPLALPGLLSPSCLLSSGQEVNGSERLFWPKSRSFDYLYSAGEILLQNFPVQATINLYEDSDSEEEEEDEEQEDEEEK from the exons ATGGACTCTGCTGCctgtgctgctgctgccaccCCTGTTCCAGCCCTGGCTTTGGCCCTAGCTCCAGACCTAGCACAAGCCCCACTGGCACTCCCTGGCCTGTTAAGCCCATCTTGCCTTCTCTCCTCTGGACAAGAAGTAAATGGGAGTGAAAG GCTCTTCTGGCCTAAATCCCGCTCCTTCGACTATCTGTACAGTGCTGGGGAGATTTTACTGCAGAACTTTCCTGTCCAGGCAACCATCAACCTATACGAGGACTCAGACAgcgaagaagaagaggaagatgaagagcaGGAGGATGAAGAAGAGAAGTAG
- the RIPPLY1 gene encoding protein ripply1 isoform 1 (isoform 1 is encoded by transcript variant 1) produces the protein MDSAACAAAATPVPALALALAPDLAQAPLALPGLLSPSCLLSSGQEVNGSERGTCLWRPWLSSTNDSPRQMRKLVDLAAGGATAAEVTKAESKFHHPVRLFWPKSRSFDYLYSAGEILLQNFPVQATINLYEDSDSEEEEEDEEQEDEEEK, from the exons ATGGACTCTGCTGCctgtgctgctgctgccaccCCTGTTCCAGCCCTGGCTTTGGCCCTAGCTCCAGACCTAGCACAAGCCCCACTGGCACTCCCTGGCCTGTTAAGCCCATCTTGCCTTCTCTCCTCTGGACAAGAAGTAAATGGGAGTGAAAG AGGAACTTGTCTCTGGAGGCCCTGGCTGTCTTCCACAAATGACTCCCCAAGGCAGATGAGGAAGCTGGTGGATTTG GCTGCTGGTGGGGCAACGGCTGCTGAGGTCACCAAGGCTGAATCCAAGTTCCATCACCCTGTCAG GCTCTTCTGGCCTAAATCCCGCTCCTTCGACTATCTGTACAGTGCTGGGGAGATTTTACTGCAGAACTTTCCTGTCCAGGCAACCATCAACCTATACGAGGACTCAGACAgcgaagaagaagaggaagatgaagagcaGGAGGATGAAGAAGAGAAGTAG